A region of the Peredibacter starrii genome:
CGAAGAGTGCCTGGCGGATAAGAAAGCTTATTCAAAAAACTTCATGCATGTGGAAGTGGAGAGTAATAAGCAATTCGCAAAACGTTTGATTCAAAGAGTGGATGATAAATTTTTGGTGATTAACCCTCCTTATCAGACCATGACTGAAAAAGAGATCGATGCTTCATTTGATCTTCCGTATACACGCCTGCCGCATCCAAAATATAAGGACCGTGGCCAGATCGCAGCGTTTGAGATGATTAAGTTCTCAATCAACACTCACCGCGGATGTTTCGGAGGGTGCAGTTTCTGTACCATCTCTGCCCACCAAGGGAAGATGATCGCCAATCGTTCTAAGAAATCGATCATGAAGGAACTTGATCACGTAGTGAAAATGCCTGACTTTAAGGGCTACATCTCTGATATCGGTGGTCCTTCGGCCAATATGTACGGCATGAAGGGGATTGATCAGGACACTTGTGATAAGTGTGCGGCACCTTCTTGTATCTTCCCGCAGATTTGTAAGAACCTCGATACGAATCCACAAAAGATGACGGAGCTTTATAAAGAGATTTCGGCCCACAAAGGTGTGAAGAAAGCTTTTGTGAGTTCTGGTCTACGTTATGACTTAATGTTTGATCCCCGTTCAACTCACCCGAAAGAAGATGAGAGATATGTTGAGCAGTTAATTACTCACCATGTGTCTGGTCGCTTGAAGGTCGCTCCTGAGCACACTGAGGATGAAGTTTTAAAGCTTATGAGAAAGCCCAGCTTTGAATTCTTCCACAAGTTCAAGCAGCGCTTTGAAGAAGTGTCTCGTAAGAAAGGCATTAAACAAGAAATTATCCCTTACTTCATTTCATCTCACCCGGGCTGTACTCCGGAAGATATGGCGAAGCTTGCTGCTAAGACCAAGGCCCTGGGCTATAAGCTTGAGCAGGTGCAGGACTTCACGCCAACTCCGATGACGGTTGCAACTGAAATCTATTATTCAGGTTACCATCCTTACACGCTTAAGCCGGTGAAGACTGCCATTAGTCTGGATGATAAGACTAAGCAGCGTACGTTCTTCTTCTGGTACAAGCCGGAGAACAAGAATTTCATTAAGAACTATCTTTCGAAGGCGAAGATGTTCGATACGATGAAAGATCTGTTTGGTTAATTAGTACGGGCCTCAGATCTTAATTATTCTTGAGTTGATCCTTACATCTCTCCATATAAAATCAATAGGTTGTGTGAAATCAAGATTTTGAGGCATATTCCGTTAAGGGAATATGCCCTTGAGTGCATATGCTGTTGGGGGTATAATGGTGTCGTGGAATGTAAAACAATCTGAAGAGTTTCAGAAATGGTTCGATGGTGCAGATGCGGTTTTAAGAGCGGACATTCTTAAAAATGTCGAGCTGATTAAACAAATGGGTCCTGCTCTTGGTAGACCGAATGTTGATACGATTAAAGGTAGCTCGATAGTAAATTTGAAGGAGCTAAGATTTAAAAGTGGTCATCAAGGAAATCAAGTCATCAGGATTTTTTTTGTTTTTGACCCGGATCGAAATGCCGTTTTATTAATTGGTGGTGACAAGGCAGGTAGTGGAGATAAAACTTTCTATAATACGATGATTGATCAAAGCGAGAAGATTTATCTGCAATATTTAGAAAAACGAAAAAAGCTGATTGAAGAAGAGGAAAAAAAATTAAAAAAAGAAGCTGAAAAAAAGAAAATATCTTCCAAGAAAGCAGCAAAGGGGAAGAAAAAATGAAAACGAAAGCAAAAGCAAAAACCAAGGTAGGAACAACTTATGAACCAGATTTCTTTGCACATGCAAAGAAAGTCATGGGAAGTAGAGCATATACAAAGGCCGTAACTGCGGGCCGCGAAGAGGCCATCAACTTAAAGCTAAAGATGGCAAGAGAAAAGATCGGCTTAACTCAATCCGGTCTCAAAGGTTTAACCCAACCTGAGGTATCGAAAATCGAAAGTCGCCAAGATGTTAAGATCTCTACTTTAGAAAAGTATGCAAAAGGTTTAGGAATGAAGGTTGAAATAAACTTAATTCCAAATGACGAAGACAGTACTAAGGCGATTACAATTTACTGCTAGAAATTCTTAATATTTAATTACAAATATGTCGTCATGCGATAAGCTTCACGCATGACGACACTACTTACCCTTCAAAACCTTAGTCTTCACTATCCCCATAAAATCATCTTCAAAGATGTGACCTTTACCCTGAATCAGGGTGATAAAATCGGGGTCTTGGGTCTAAATGGTCACGGGAAGTCATCACTTTTCAAAGTCATCGCTGGTCTGGTGACTCCAGACACTACAACACCTCCTTTTATTTACGATAAGAGCAAGGACTTTACTTACTTCTATGTACCTCAGGAACTTCCTAATCTTTCTGATTGGAACATTGAGAACTACTTTTTTGAGTTTCACCCGGAAATGGGAAAACTCAAAAGACGTCTGGATAAAATCAATGAACAGCTTGGAATGGGCGAAGGTAACTTCGATAAACTCATCAACGAGCAGTCACATATCTACGAAGAACTAACAAAACTTGGCGAAGACAAACTTCACGCTCAGTACGTGAGTTACTTAAAGTTTTTCGGTGTAGAAAATATCGATCGTATGATGAGTTCACTTTCGGGTGGTGAGCAAAGAAAGGTCGCTCTTTCTCTTGGTCTATCAGCTCCTCAAGAACTGATTCTTTGGGATGAGCCTACCAACCACTTGGACCTTGAAACGATTCAGGACTTTGAAGATGAGCTTCAAGGTTCTAAGAAAACATTCATGATCATCTCCCACGATAGATCACTCTTAAACAACGTAGTAGACCGAATCATCCATATCCAACAAGGAAAGCTCAGATCATTCTCTGGAACCTATGAGGCCTACCTTCAGTTCCTTGTAGATGATCAAAAGCGCCGTGAGAAAGAGCTTGATAAGTTAACCAACGCTCAGAGAAGAGAAACCGCCTGGATCCGGCGAGGGGTGCAAGCTCGTCGTACGAAATCTAAGAAGCGTATTGAAGACTATGGAACACTTAATAAAACCATCCAGGACCTTAAGTCTCAGGCCCACAAATCAGTCAGCTTGAACCTTCAGTCTTCTGGTAGAAAAACGAAGATTCTTATGTCGGCGGAAGATCTGACATTGAAGTTCGGTGAACGCACACTCTTTGATAATCTTAACTTCTCAATCGCCAAAGGCGATAAGATCGCCCTTCTTGGACGAAACGGTGTAGGTAAGTCATCGCTTCTGAAAATCCTTCTAGGAGAGCTTGAACAAACTTCGGGCACAGTGACCCGCGCTCATAATCTTGATGTTGGTTACTTCTCACAAAAGCGTGAGGCCCTGAAAGATGATGAGACGCCTTGGAAGATGATCGGTGAAGGCATCGATTACGTGATCTCAAACACGGGTGAAAAACGTCACGTAGCAAGTTACCTGGAAAACTTTTTATTCAGCTCGGATGAAATTAAGCGTCCGATTCATACTTTCTCGGGTGGTGAGAAAAACCGTCTGCAGCTTGCTCAGTTCATGAAGCACTCTCGCGATATCTGGATTTTCGATGAGCCGACCAACGACCTTGACCTTGAGACCATCGGGATTTTGGAAGAAGAACTTCGTAACTACGAAGGTGCTCTGATTATCGTAGGTCACGATCGCTCATTCATTAATAACACCACTGATAAGTGTTGGGTCCTTCATGATGGTAAGATCGAAAATTTCGAGGCCGGTTTCTCTCAAGCGGAACTGTTCCTAGAAGCGATTCACCTGGAAGAGGAACTCAAGAAGAAAGTTCCGGCCGAAGCTAGGCCTGCTCCAAAAGTGGAAGTAACTTCTTCAAAGATGACCAATAAAGAGCGCAATCGTTACGATCAGCTTGGAAAAGAAATTGAAAAGCTTGAGGCAAAGATCGGCACTCAGAAATCTGAATTAGAGAACTTTGATTACACAAAGTTCGATAAAAAGAAGGCCGATGAGATGCAGGCCCAGCTTGCGAAATCAGAGGCCAAGATGGAAGAGCTCTTTAACGAATGGGCCGATCTGGAAGCTAAGCTCTAGGGATCTCAATTCTAAAGACACAGCCATCATCTTTCTTTGCGGTTAGGGCGAAGCCGTGCGCTTTAAAGATCGAGTAGGCAAGACTAAGCCCCAGACCAAAACCTTCAGCACTCTTTGATGATGGAAAAAATGGTTCACCCAGTTTGGCAATATGTTCAATTGGTAGACCCTGTCCGTAATCTTTTACTTCAATCCAGATAAGATTTTGATCGGCCCCCAGAGAGATTTCAACTGGTGGCTTACCATGCTTATAAGCATTATCAAGAAGTGTTCCCAGGGCCAGTTCAAAGCGGTTTTGATCCACTGGAATGGATTCATGAATTGGCATCACCACTTTGGTCTCAGGATACTTCTTCACCACGTTTTGAATAATGTCCGAAACATTGGTCATTTTCTTTTCCAAGATATCAGGTCTTGCACTTAATCGTTCACGCTCAAGCAGCATGCCGGTAATACGGTCAAGATGATTGATCTCTTCATTCAGAGATTTCTTCACGTTTTCATCAGCAATAAATTCCGTCGTCACACGCATACGGGTAAGCGGGGAGCGAAGCTCATGACTAATGGCCAGGAGGAGATCCTTCATGTTTTTAAAATGAGTCTCAATTTTTTCGGCCATGCTGTTCATGGTGCTTCCGAGATCAGCGAATTCATCCTGAGACTTCAAAGGAACACGTGCGTCCCATTTACCTTCACCGAATGCTGAGGCAGTCGCCTTCATATCAATAATGGGCTTCATCACATGTTTTACTAATCGGTAAGAAGCAAAAAGAATGATGGAGAAGATGGCAATGAATGGCAGGAAGATTTCCCAGGCAAACTCTGGCTGCTTTAAGTTTCTACCGCCAAAAATATAAGTGTAACCACGGTTCTCAACTCGAACCTGGCGTCGGAAGTGTCTCTTCTCTTTGCTTTTCTCACAGTATTTTAGGAAATGAGGATTATTGGACCAGGCCACATCTTTACCCAGAATCACTACATCGAGCTTGGTCTTATTTTGAATTTCTTTGGCGCGTTCCAGATCCGGGGGAGCGCCAATATCATGGGCGAGGTATTGGGCATAGTTTTGGATATTAAAGCGAATCGAGTTCTCAATACTCATGAGACGGGATGACTTAATCGCGACTAATACCAATCCAAACAAGAGAAGGAAAGTCACTGAATAGATCGCAAGCAGCTTTAGGTACAAAGAGTTCTTAACGAACTTCATGGAGCTTCTCCCAGGAAGACATAACCCTCTCCCCAGATGGTTTTAATAAAACGGGGAGACTTTGAATCGTCTCCCAGTTTTTGACGGAGTCGGCTCACCAGAATATCAACTGAGCGACTATAAAAATTAGCATCGATACCACGAAGGTGATTCATGATTTCATCTCTATCAATCTTTTTGCCAGGATGACCGGCAAAGTAAGAGAGTAGTTCAAATTCATTTGAGGTAAGTTGCAGGGACTCACCATTAAGGAGCGCGTCTCTTTCATTCAATTTAATCTCGAGCTCTCCGATCACAAGTGATTTTTTAGGAGTTCGAGTCTGACTTCGACGAACGATGGTCTGAATTCTAGCCACCAGCTCTCTAGGTTCAAATGGTTTTGCTAAATAGTCGTCAGCTCCGATTTCGAGACCTACGATTTTATCTGTAGTGTCTCCACGGGCCGTGAGCATAATAATTGGTATATCGCTTTCTTTTCTAATTTCTTTGCAAACAGAGAAGCCGTCCATGTCCGGTAACATCACATCTAAAATGATGATGTCTGGGTTCTCAGTGCGCATGAGTTCCATGCCTTTCTTAGGATGAAAGGCCGCCACGACATCGATGCCATACTGATGGAAGTATTGCTTCAGAAGTTCAGATAGTTTTTGGTCGTCATCGATTAATAGTGCTTTCATGCTGGGTCATTGTATCAAGAATTTCACCGACTTCGGGAGGGTGTTACAAATTGTTACAATTTTATACCTTCGTGAAAAGATTTGAAGTGGGCCCTCCTTTAAGCTTTCATCAACGGAGGGTATCAACATGAAGAAGTACCAAATATTTTCGATTATTACGGCAACTTTGTTGGTCATGGGAGTGGCAGCAGGTTGTAAGCCCGGTGGTAAAGGACCGGATGGTAAGATGAACTGGATAACAGAAAAGATCACGGACAAGTTGGATCTGGATAAAGATCAGGAAAATAAACTGCGTGATCTCGTGCAAACCGTTCAAGAGCAACGTACGGCACATCGTGAACAAAGCAAATCACAAAGAGTTGAACTCAAGGCCATGGTCTTATCAGAGAAACTTGATAAAGATGCGGCCCGAAAACTTATGGATAATCGTCAGGCCGCGATGAGAGAGAGCTTTGATCCGGTTTTTGAAAAACTGCAAGTTTTCCATGCGTCACTTAGGCCAGAACAAAAGAAAGAAGCTGTGGAGTTGATGGAAAAATTTGGAAAACGTTTCCATTAACTCTTTGGCAGAGGGACGAGGGGGTTCCTCTGCCTTTTTTTCGTGCTTAAGTACTTTTCCTTCATTAAAATTTAGGAAAAGCGAGGTCTCAAATGGAACCAACATTCAGTCGTGATGTTTATTCAAGCCCAACCCGTCAGTTGGCCGTTAGTCAGTACATGTCTAAGGTCTACTTATGGATGACAATGGGTATTTTACTTACGGGCTTTGTTGCCTACGGTGTGAGTACTAGTGAAGAGATTCTAACGATGATTCTGACCAATAAGATTTTATTTTACGGTCTGATCATTGCAGAGTTTGCTCTCGTGATTTTTTTATCGGCCGGTATCAATAAGATGAATTCTCTTACTGCTACTGCCATGTTTCTTCTATATGCTGCCATCAATGGTGCCACTCTATCGATTTTCTCCTTGATCTATACGAGTGAGAGCATTCAAAGCGCTTTTTTCACCACGACAGTGGCCTTTGCTGGTTTGAGTGCTTTTGGTTTTGTGACTAAACGTGATCTGGGTCCTGTTGGTTCATTCTGCACCATGGGTCTTTTTGGTCTTGTTGGATTTGGTCTCCTGAGCATTTTCTTTCCATCAATGATGGGTACGACCGCCAGTAAAATTTATGGTCTAGTAGGGATCATCGTTTTTGCTGGATTAACGGCCTATGATACTCAAGCAATCAAGAACATGGCCCCATCCGCGAGAGATTCTGAACAATTTCAGAAAGGTGCTGTCCTTGGCGCCCTTAAATTGTATCTCGATTTCATCAACCTCTTCCTCTTCATTCTTCGAATGAGCGGGGACCGTAGAAGATAATTCCCGAACTTAGCATATTTACCTTTTCTGACCGGTTTACTCTAATGGAGTACAACCGGCAGGAAATGGCCTGCCATTGTTTCAAAACTAAGAGTGTTTATACTTTTAGTTATGAGAATTCTAATTCTAGCTGTTCTAACTTTCTCTTCCTTTTACTACTTCTGGCCGAAGGAAAAGACAGTCTTTAAACCTCGTCTGACAAAAGTCGATTCAATTGACGTGATCATGAGTGGTACCGCCAAAAGAGTTTTAACTGCGGAACCTAAAAAGCAAATTGTGGCCGAACCGGTTGCCGCAGAAACAGAAAGCCAGGCAATCGTAGAAACAGAACGCTCTCCCGCTTTAGATGTAAGTCTGGCCGAAGAGGATGCCTTAGAACAAGTAGAAGAGATCACTTGGAGTGAAACGGAGGCCGCCTGGAACAACGAACTCAAAGATATTCTTTATCGCCTGGAGCCTCAAGAAAGCGAAAACATGCATAAGGCCTATGTGAGTGAGCGTGAAACTTTCCTGGGTGAAATTGAAAATCTGTTGAATGAAAAGCAGCAAAAAACTTCTCCTGATGCCATTCAGGAAATTGAGCAAATGATTTCTGGTATTGAGCAGAAACACGAAGAGAAAATCAAAGAGATTTTCGGATCTCATTATGAAGTGGTTAAAGAGCAATATGACTCTTATATGGAGAGCAGCACTCCAGCTCCTGAGGAAGAAGTGTCTGCCCAAGAGTCCCTGTAAGTAAATCTTCCAAATTGTTTAATCATTTTCTGATGCTCTAGAGCATAATCAAGACAATCCCATGTCCAGCTTTGAAGGTCCTTAGGTGCCTCTTTGTGTAGTTCAAAAAACTTCTCCACACTTAATTCCTGAAGTTTTAAATTCTCTGAATGCTCTAATGGCAGATACAGAAACATCCTCTCCGGCAAAGTGAGGCTTGTTTCAAGTTCCGTTCCCAGTGCTTTTAGGGTCAGCTTCTGGGCCAGCTGATCATACCTCACAGCACGTTTATCATTTCGAAAGGTATTGCGGGGTATTTGATCAAAAAGCAAGATGAGAGCGAGATAATCGCGAGGGAAGAGATTCTCCGGCATGGACTTCAATTCATGTAGCCAAGGGGCAAATTGATGCTCACAGACCCAATCAAACTTAGGATATGTCTGCATAAACCATCGGCCTATCTGTCGCTCGTAATACTCTGGTGTAAGACTTATGTCCCCAAACCAGAAACGATGGAGATCTTGCCAGTTCATAGACTCATGAAAACTCCGTTCCATGAGTCTGTAAATAAGCAGACAGTTAAGCTTTAAATGACTTTTTTAGTTCTTCAAAAATGAGTTTCCCTTCCATTGACTTAATAATCTCAGGAAAACAAACCACCGCTAAGCGGTCCTTATAAGTGGGAGTATTGGGAACTTTTTTAAGATTGAGTCTCTGTGCTTTCACCACTTGTGAAGGGATGATCCCATAACCCGCACCTGAATCAACCAAATGAGAGATGAGTTCGAGGTTAGGAACTTCGACCCGAGTTCCTGGAGCGTCTTTCCAACGAGACAAAATACTGTTGGATTGAATCATCTCCGGGTTCAAAATGAGGCTATCTTGATAACGATCTTTTGATTCCCAAACGTGAACCATGTCTTCACCAATGAAGCGAGTGACAAGTCCCGGGACAGGCAGAGGATTCATCACGATACCAAAATCAACTTCACCTTGAGCGACCTTTTTGTTGATCTCGTGAGAAGGGCCGTTCACGATTTCAAGATTGAGCTTTGGAGCAAGTCTATGCATAGAGCGAAGGAATTCTCCTAATACAAACATTCCTACCGAAGGGTGACAGCCAATCTTAAACGACAGATTTGTCGGCGCCCCTTTGATCTGAAACATGAGTCTCAAGGCCTCTTCCGCTTTTGGAAGAATCATTTTTCCTTGTGGAGTGAGTTTGATCCCTGAGCGACCACGTGTAAATAACGGAAGTCCGAGTTCTTTTTCCATCTTCTTAATTCCCAAGGACAAAGAAGGCTGGGCCATATCGAGCTTCTCTGAAGCTTCGGATAAAGTCCGTGATTTTGCTACGGTGATGAAGTTTTCCAGGTCTTTAAAGGTCAAGCTCATATAGATAATTACCTATGTTAGATATTTGTCTCATTTAATTTTTAAATCTATTCCATCGGGATATCAAGTCTAAATAAGAAAGAACCGGAGGAAATTATGATTGCCCAAGAAATCAAGAACACAAACTTAACTCAGTCTATTGTAGAGGCGATGGAAGCGGTTTCAAAGCTTTCTTCCAATGAGTTAACTTTCGATCAGTTCCTTGAGGTTCCTCTCATGCAAAACATGGCCTCTCAGATGGCCACGGGACGCTCACTGAAATTTCTTTTACCGGCCTTTCCCGCTAAGAGTCCAAGCCCAGTTAAGACGTCCGGAGCACTTCCTGATTTCGGTGAAGTCATCGCCCTTCAAGCTCTAAATGAAATGTGTGCAAAAATCACCGCTAACTACAAACCAGGTGCTCAGGTGGTGATCTGTTCTGATGGACGAGTATTTAGTGATGTGGTGAATGTTTCGGATAAAACAATCGACGCTTACTCGGAAGGAATTCAAAGCATTATCAATGAGTTTAATCTCACTCATCTTTCAACTTTTTCACTCGAAGATTTATACCCTAATCTTTCGGGACCTGAACTTCGTAATCGTCTGCTTTGGCAATTTGCTAAATCGATAGAAGAAGTTCGTCATCAGGTGATTGAAGACCGGCACTACCAGGGACTTTTCAATGGGATGCATAAGTTCATGGTGGAAGATCGCATGGGGATTCCAACTGTAAAAAGTAAAAACCAGATTAACAAAGAAACAAAGAGCGCCACATACGAATTAATGAGACGCTCAGACGCCTGGTCAGCACTTCTTAATCATTACTTCAAAGGTGCACTCAGACTTTCAATTCACCCATACCCTCATACTCATGAGAAGTTTGGTGTGAAGCTGGTTTCATCTTCAAGCAAGTGGGCGACTCCCTGGCATAACGTGACCGTAAAAGTGAAAGATAAATATGAGCTGATGCATTTAGCGGAAGCAGAGAGATTGGGTGCAGAGAAAAAAGTATTCGGAGGAAAGTATGTCTTCTTCGAAGCTTAATGGAATCATGATTCTCAAAGACCAGAAGTTTTCTAAAGAAGAACTTTTGACTTATGCTCAGACTCTCTCTGATAAATCAGGCGAGATTCAGGATAAACTTCTTCATTGGGATTTTGGTCCAATGATGGAAATGAGGTTTGATCGAAATGCGCAGAACTATCTCTTCTCAGATGAAGTGGTGCCTTTCCATTGGGACGGGGCCTTTTATCGTGAACCTAGTAAACTTCTTTTTTTCTGTGAAGAGAGTGTAGGAAATGGTGGGGAAACTTTATTTGTGAACACCGAACTTCTATGGAGTTCACTCACCGAAGAAGAGAAGGTCAAATGTGAGAAAGTCACTCTCACGTACCGAACTGAAAAAAAGGCCCATTACGGTGGCGAAATTAAGGTCCCACTGGTTCAGAAGCATCCCAGAACTGGGTCGATTATTCTTCGTCTGGCCGAAGAAGTTGAAACGCATCTGAATCCCGTGACCTTGAACATCATTGGAATTGAAAACGCTGATGCCTTTTATCAAGAACTTCGAAATAAACTCTATGATCCGGCGTTCATGTATGAGCATGCATGGGAGAAGGGAGACCTCTTGGTTTGCGATAATTTTACCTTCCTCCATGGCCGTAGGGCCCTCGGTGGAAACTTAAAGCGCTCATTTAAGCGAATTCAGATTCTTTAGGGGAGCGTCATTGTCGGCCCAAAGGTCTAATTTGAGAGTGAAATTGGCCCTAAATTGTGCTATTTTGGCCATTCATTTTAAACCTTAAGGACCTTTGTTTATGTTGGCCGCCCACGATGTCCGCCTCCAGTTTGGTGGAAGAACTCTCTTTGATGACGTTAATCTTAAATTCACACCAGGAAACTGTTACGGAATTATTGGTGCCAATGGCGCCGGAAAATCGACCTTTCTAAAAATCCTGAGCGGAGAAATTTCGCCGACTTCAGGAAAAATTGAAATCTCTCCCGGTGAGCGTCTGGCAGTTTTGAAGCAGAACCACTTTGCTTATGAAGAAGAAGAAGTTCTTCGCACAGTAATTCTGGGTCATGCCAAGCTCGTTGAGATCATGAAAGAGAAAGACGCTCTATACGCAAAAGAAGATTTCTCTGATGCTGATGGAGAGCGCACGGCCGAATTAGAAGGTCTATTCGCGGAAATGAATGGTTGGGAAGCGGAAGCAAACGCTGCTTCACTTCTAGCGGGTCTGGGAATTAAAGAAGATCTTCACTCGAAAAAAATGAAAGAGCTTACCGGTGGCGAGAAAGTTAAAGTTCTCCTTGCCCAGGCACTTTTCGGTAAACCTGAAATTCTTCTTCTGGATGAGCCTACCAACGATCTTGATCTTAAGGCGATTCAGTGGCTTGAGAACTTCATTATGGATCAACAAGATACAACAGTTCTGGTTGTTTCCCATGACCGTCACTTCCTGAATAAAGTTTGTACTCACATCTGTGATATCGATTTCTCAAAGATTAAACTTTACGTTGGTAACTATGACTTCTGGTACAAGTCATCTCAGCTTGCTCAGCGAATGATGTCGGATCAGAACAAAAAAGTAGAAGAGAAAATGAAAGAACTTAAAGAGTTCATTCAGCGATTCTCTGCCAACGCTTCTAAATCAAGTCAGGCGACTTCTCGTAAGAAGATGCTCGACAAACTAACTCTTGAAGACATTCAACCTTCATCTCGTAAATACCCTTACGTGGGCTTCCGTGCTGATCGTGAGGCCGGCGACCAACTTCTTCGTGTTGAAGGTCTGACAGTGAGCCTTGAAGGTGAAAAGATCATTAACAATGTTTCTTTCACAATCAAGAAAGGTCAGAAGGTTGTCTTCCTTGCGAAGTCAGAAGTAGTGACTTCTGCTCTTTTCAAGGTCCTTATGGGAGAACTCACTCCGGATGCTGGTAAGGTTGAATGGGGTATCACAACAACTCGTGCTTATCTGCCTAACGATAACTCAGAATTCTTTAAAGACTCCTCTTTGGATCTTATCAACTGGCTTCGCCAGTACTCTAAGGACCAAACAGAAACGTTCCTACGTGGCTTTCTGGGCCGTATGCTCTTCTCTGGAGAAGAGGCGCTTAAGAAATGTAACGTGCTTTCAGGGGGCGAGAAAGTCCGCTGTATGCTTTCTAAAATGATGCTTTCAGGCTCAAACGTATTGGTTATGGACAATCCAACCAACCACCTTGACCTCGAGACCATTACGGCGGTTAACGAAGGGCTCATTGATTTTAAGGGAACTCTGTTGTTTACTTCTCATGACCACGAATTCATCCAGACAATTGCTAACCGAGTGATCTCGATTGAAGGCAAGGGAGTCAGAGATG
Encoded here:
- a CDS encoding YgiQ family radical SAM protein, producing MEKIDPNELPITAWLPTTVKEAKKRGWDELDVVLITGDAYVDHPAFGAAVMGRIFESLGLKVAIIAQPNWRDDLRDFKKFGKPKYFFGVTSGNMDSMVNKYTAGKRLRSNDAYTPGGSPDFRPDYATTTYTQILKSLYPDTPVIIGGIEASLRRVTHYDFWEDRLMPNILTTSGADLLIYGMGEQPIRDVVKYLLRGTPFSSLTTIPQTAFLQSADAELPKNKQWDTFELTSHEECLADKKAYSKNFMHVEVESNKQFAKRLIQRVDDKFLVINPPYQTMTEKEIDASFDLPYTRLPHPKYKDRGQIAAFEMIKFSINTHRGCFGGCSFCTISAHQGKMIANRSKKSIMKELDHVVKMPDFKGYISDIGGPSANMYGMKGIDQDTCDKCAAPSCIFPQICKNLDTNPQKMTELYKEISAHKGVKKAFVSSGLRYDLMFDPRSTHPKEDERYVEQLITHHVSGRLKVAPEHTEDEVLKLMRKPSFEFFHKFKQRFEEVSRKKGIKQEIIPYFISSHPGCTPEDMAKLAAKTKALGYKLEQVQDFTPTPMTVATEIYYSGYHPYTLKPVKTAISLDDKTKQRTFFFWYKPENKNFIKNYLSKAKMFDTMKDLFG
- a CDS encoding type II toxin-antitoxin system RelE/ParE family toxin is translated as MVSWNVKQSEEFQKWFDGADAVLRADILKNVELIKQMGPALGRPNVDTIKGSSIVNLKELRFKSGHQGNQVIRIFFVFDPDRNAVLLIGGDKAGSGDKTFYNTMIDQSEKIYLQYLEKRKKLIEEEEKKLKKEAEKKKISSKKAAKGKKK
- a CDS encoding helix-turn-helix domain-containing protein; translation: MKTKAKAKTKVGTTYEPDFFAHAKKVMGSRAYTKAVTAGREEAINLKLKMAREKIGLTQSGLKGLTQPEVSKIESRQDVKISTLEKYAKGLGMKVEINLIPNDEDSTKAITIYC
- a CDS encoding ABC-F family ATP-binding cassette domain-containing protein, yielding MTTLLTLQNLSLHYPHKIIFKDVTFTLNQGDKIGVLGLNGHGKSSLFKVIAGLVTPDTTTPPFIYDKSKDFTYFYVPQELPNLSDWNIENYFFEFHPEMGKLKRRLDKINEQLGMGEGNFDKLINEQSHIYEELTKLGEDKLHAQYVSYLKFFGVENIDRMMSSLSGGEQRKVALSLGLSAPQELILWDEPTNHLDLETIQDFEDELQGSKKTFMIISHDRSLLNNVVDRIIHIQQGKLRSFSGTYEAYLQFLVDDQKRREKELDKLTNAQRRETAWIRRGVQARRTKSKKRIEDYGTLNKTIQDLKSQAHKSVSLNLQSSGRKTKILMSAEDLTLKFGERTLFDNLNFSIAKGDKIALLGRNGVGKSSLLKILLGELEQTSGTVTRAHNLDVGYFSQKREALKDDETPWKMIGEGIDYVISNTGEKRHVASYLENFLFSSDEIKRPIHTFSGGEKNRLQLAQFMKHSRDIWIFDEPTNDLDLETIGILEEELRNYEGALIIVGHDRSFINNTTDKCWVLHDGKIENFEAGFSQAELFLEAIHLEEELKKKVPAEARPAPKVEVTSSKMTNKERNRYDQLGKEIEKLEAKIGTQKSELENFDYTKFDKKKADEMQAQLAKSEAKMEELFNEWADLEAKL
- a CDS encoding HAMP domain-containing sensor histidine kinase encodes the protein MKFVKNSLYLKLLAIYSVTFLLLFGLVLVAIKSSRLMSIENSIRFNIQNYAQYLAHDIGAPPDLERAKEIQNKTKLDVVILGKDVAWSNNPHFLKYCEKSKEKRHFRRQVRVENRGYTYIFGGRNLKQPEFAWEIFLPFIAIFSIILFASYRLVKHVMKPIIDMKATASAFGEGKWDARVPLKSQDEFADLGSTMNSMAEKIETHFKNMKDLLLAISHELRSPLTRMRVTTEFIADENVKKSLNEEINHLDRITGMLLERERLSARPDILEKKMTNVSDIIQNVVKKYPETKVVMPIHESIPVDQNRFELALGTLLDNAYKHGKPPVEISLGADQNLIWIEVKDYGQGLPIEHIAKLGEPFFPSSKSAEGFGLGLSLAYSIFKAHGFALTAKKDDGCVFRIEIPRA
- a CDS encoding response regulator transcription factor → MKALLIDDDQKLSELLKQYFHQYGIDVVAAFHPKKGMELMRTENPDIIILDVMLPDMDGFSVCKEIRKESDIPIIMLTARGDTTDKIVGLEIGADDYLAKPFEPRELVARIQTIVRRSQTRTPKKSLVIGELEIKLNERDALLNGESLQLTSNEFELLSYFAGHPGKKIDRDEIMNHLRGIDANFYSRSVDILVSRLRQKLGDDSKSPRFIKTIWGEGYVFLGEAP
- a CDS encoding Spy/CpxP family protein refolding chaperone, translating into MKKYQIFSIITATLLVMGVAAGCKPGGKGPDGKMNWITEKITDKLDLDKDQENKLRDLVQTVQEQRTAHREQSKSQRVELKAMVLSEKLDKDAARKLMDNRQAAMRESFDPVFEKLQVFHASLRPEQKKEAVELMEKFGKRFH
- a CDS encoding Bax inhibitor-1/YccA family protein: MEPTFSRDVYSSPTRQLAVSQYMSKVYLWMTMGILLTGFVAYGVSTSEEILTMILTNKILFYGLIIAEFALVIFLSAGINKMNSLTATAMFLLYAAINGATLSIFSLIYTSESIQSAFFTTTVAFAGLSAFGFVTKRDLGPVGSFCTMGLFGLVGFGLLSIFFPSMMGTTASKIYGLVGIIVFAGLTAYDTQAIKNMAPSARDSEQFQKGAVLGALKLYLDFINLFLFILRMSGDRRR
- a CDS encoding DUF924 family protein; this encodes MNWQDLHRFWFGDISLTPEYYERQIGRWFMQTYPKFDWVCEHQFAPWLHELKSMPENLFPRDYLALILLFDQIPRNTFRNDKRAVRYDQLAQKLTLKALGTELETSLTLPERMFLYLPLEHSENLKLQELSVEKFFELHKEAPKDLQSWTWDCLDYALEHQKMIKQFGRFTYRDSWADTSSSGAGVLLSI